The DNA window CGAGTCGGCGGTGATGTAGCGACGGATTTCCTCGATCGAATGCGCAGACGCCAGCAGCTCCTCGCGGGTGGGCGTGTCGATGCCGTAAAAACACGAGTGGGTGGTGGGCGGCGCCGCGATGCGCATGTGAACTTCGCGCGCGCCCGCCTGGCGCAGCATCGGGATCACTTTCCTGAGCGTGGTGCCGCGCACCAGCGAGTCTTCGATCAGCACGATTCGCTTGCCGCGCAGCAATTCGGCCACCGGGTTGAATTTGATCTTCACGCCGAAATGGCGAATCGACGCGCGCGGCTCGATGAACGTGCGTCCGACGTAATGGCTGCGCACCAGGCCCATCTCGAACGGTATTCCCGATTCTTCCGCGTAGCCAAGCGCGGCGGGCGTGCCCGAATCGGGCACCGGCACGACTATGTCGGCGACCGCCGGAGCCTCGCGCGCGAGCGCGCGGCCCTGCTGCTTGCGGACCTGGTACACGTTGCGGCCGTAAACCTGGCTGTCGGGCCGCGAGAAATACACGTACTCGAAAATGCATCGCTTGGTCGGCGCATGTGCGAACGGACTGAGCGAGCGCAGCCCGTTGTCGTCGATGACGATCATCTCGCCGGGTTCGATCTCGCGAACATATTCGGCGCGCACCAGGTCGAGCGCACAGGTTTCCGAGGCCACGATCGTCGCGCCGTTGAGACTGCCCAGCACCAGCGGCCGGAAGCCCTGCGGATCGCGCACCGCGATCATCGAGTCTTCGGTCAGCACGACCAGCGAGTACGCGCCGCGCACTTGCGCCAGAGCCTCCGCGACCCGCTCCGGCAGCGTGGGCGCGTGCGAAGCGGCGATCAGATGAATCATCACCTCGCTGTCGGACGACGACTGGAAGATCGATCCGGTCGATTCGAGGCGTGCGCGCAGTTCATTGAAGTTGACGAGGTTGCCGTTGTGCGCCAGCGCCAGTCCGCCGCGCGCATACTGGACCACCAGCGGCTGACAGTTGTTGATGGTGGTCGAGCCGGTGGTCGAGTAGCGGTTATGCCCTATAGCGCTGGTGCCTTCGAGTCTCGCGATGATCGTGCTGTTGAAGACGTCGGCGACCAGTCCCATCCCGCGATGCGAGATCAGCGACTTGCCGTTGGACGACACGATTCCCGCCGACTCCTGCCCGCGATGCTGCTGCGCGTAGAGACCGAGGTAGGCGAGGTTGGCAGCCTCGGGGTGTCGATACACGCCGAATACTCCGCATTCCTCGTGGAAGACGTCGAGGTTCGATTCTTCGACTGCTATGACCGAGTGCGTTTCAGTCACCGCCTCTGAGCCTCCTTGGAATCGCGTCTTCATAAATTCGCCGCAGTTCGGCAACGTCTTCATCGAGACCGGCCGCGGCGGCAATCTTGAGCCGGGGATCGGCGATTACGCGTCCGATGACCGCAAATTCCAATCCTCGCCCCGCAAACAATTTCTCGACGCGAGCCGTGTCGCCCGGTGCAATCGACAGAATGACGGTAGATGCACCTTCACCGAAAAAAACCGCGTCGGCGTTCCCAGCGCGCCCAAGTTCAACTTCGGCTCCCAGAATTGCCCGCGGATTGAAACAGGCTTCGGCCAATGCCACCGCGAGGCCGCCCTCGGCGACATCGTGTGCCGATCTTATCAGCCCCTGTTCGGCGCCTTCAACCAGCCCCTCGACCAGCGCCGCTTCGCGCGCCAGGTCGATCGCGCCAAGCCGGCCGCCGTCGATTCCGAAGATTGCCGCGTACTCGCTCGCCGCAATCGACGGCGCGGCGGTGCGCACCAGCGCGATCGCGTCGCCGGGCGCCTTGAAGAACTGGGTGACGTGCTTCGCGACGTCGCTCATCACGCCCAGCACTGCGATCGTCGGCGTCGGAGGAATCGAGTGGCCTTCGGTCTCGTTGTAAAAGCTCACGTTGCCGCTGACCACCGGCGCGCCCAACGCGATCGACGCGTCGCGCAGCCCCTCGACGCCGCGGATGAACTGCCACATCACCTCGGGCCGCTCCGGATTGCCGTAGTTCAGGCAATTGGTGATTCCGACCGGACGCGCCCCCGCGCATGCGACATTGCGCGCCGCTTCGCAGACCGTCCCCACCGCGCCGAGATACGGATCGATAGCGCAGGCGCGAGGATTCGAATCGACTT is part of the Candidatus Binatus sp. genome and encodes:
- the purF gene encoding amidophosphoribosyltransferase is translated as MTETHSVIAVEESNLDVFHEECGVFGVYRHPEAANLAYLGLYAQQHRGQESAGIVSSNGKSLISHRGMGLVADVFNSTIIARLEGTSAIGHNRYSTTGSTTINNCQPLVVQYARGGLALAHNGNLVNFNELRARLESTGSIFQSSSDSEVMIHLIAASHAPTLPERVAEALAQVRGAYSLVVLTEDSMIAVRDPQGFRPLVLGSLNGATIVASETCALDLVRAEYVREIEPGEMIVIDDNGLRSLSPFAHAPTKRCIFEYVYFSRPDSQVYGRNVYQVRKQQGRALAREAPAVADIVVPVPDSGTPAALGYAEESGIPFEMGLVRSHYVGRTFIEPRASIRHFGVKIKFNPVAELLRGKRIVLIEDSLVRGTTLRKVIPMLRQAGAREVHMRIAAPPTTHSCFYGIDTPTREELLASAHSIEEIRRYITADSLAYLSWDGLYSFNGGSREGFCDACFTGKYPVEIPRDTTPAQLHLFLANEDGLKAERR